GTAACCTCCCTGCTGATCAAAACAGAACGCTTTTTATAGGCTGGATGAGTAATTGGATTTATGGCAATGTGGTCCCAACCAAAGCCTGGAGGTCTGCCATGACCACTCCACGGGAATTGAGCTTGTTTGACGTATCTGGTACTTTACTGCTGAAATCTGCTCCAGCCAAAGAACTGGAAAAACTTAGAGCTCAAGCTTACCCAATCAATGGAAGCTCTTCCGACTTGCCATCCGAAGCAGTGGAAATCCTGTCCGAGCTGGATGGCTCAGATCAATTTTCAATCAGCATCTCTAACGAGGAAGGTGATGAAGTGCTAATTTCTAAAGAATCGAATTTGGTCAGTATAGACAGGAGAAATTCAGGAAAAGTAGATTTCCAGCAAAACTTTGGAGCTATGCACTCTGCTCCAATGAGCTGGCAGGCAGAAAACATCCGAATTTTCCTGGATGCCTCATCTATAGAGCTATTTGTCAACGAGGGCGAATTAGTCATGACCTCATTGGTATTCCCCAACAGCCCCTATACCAAGATTGAATTTGATGAAAGCCTAAAGCACAAAAAGATTTTTAATCTGAAAAAGTAAGCAAAAAAAAGCTGCCTCAAGTGTATCCAACAAGGATCTTGAGGCAGCTGATAGGCTTAAGAATTTAATTTTCTATCAATTGAAAATTTCTTCCAATTTAGCGCGCAAACTAGGTCCACGAAGATCCTTGGCGATGATCTTACCGTCCGGATCCAGTAGATAGGTAGCCGGAATAGCATTAATCTGATAAGTCTCCGCAGCCACGGAGTTAAAGTATTTCAAATCCGACACTTGGGTCCATGTCAAACCGTCTTCTTCTATAGCCTGTACCCAAGCTTCCTTGGTACGGTCCAGCGAAACACCGAATACTTCAAATCCTTGATCTTTATATTGATTGTAAAGTTTGACCACATTGGGGTTTTCCTCTCTACAAGGCTTGCACCAAGCAGCCCAAAAATCTATCATCACATATTTACCCCGAAAATCCGATAGCTTGATCAGTTCGCCCTGCGGATTTGTCAATTCAATTTCAGGTGCTACCTGCCCCATGGAAAGTGCCCGCATTTCGTCCAATTGCTGTTTCAACTGAATGATAGACTTCGTCTCAGGATATTTTTCGTCTAGTTTAGCCACCAGACTATCGATGAACTGAAATTCATTCTTCGGGTTGATCAGTCCTATGGCAGCTAAGGAAGCGAAACTATCCCCCATGCTGTTGATCACATTTTTGACTTCGGAAGCTTGATTGCTCTCTAGAAGCATGGCTTCAGCTTGGATTTCCTTGATGCGCTCCGAGTCGTTTTCACTCATTGCCTCATAATATGCTTCATTCAAAGCATTGACCTTGGTCTGATAGGCTTCCATCATTTTTTCGATTTTGACCATTTCCTGAGAATCTTTAGATCCTTCGATCACCAGACTTTCTGGAGAGGAGAAATCGTAGTTTACCTGAACATCCTCATTCAGAAGTGCTAGTCTTACAGACTTTTGACCGTAAAGATTCAACTCATAAAATGTAGGAGTATCCACAGAAACCTGATATTCGAAACTGCCCTTATCATCCAGCGTTAAGGTGTCCAAAACCTTCGGTCGGGTGTCGGTGAAT
This genomic window from Algoriphagus sp. TR-M9 contains:
- a CDS encoding TlpA disulfide reductase family protein — translated: MLNRINAIALLLIFSFSACSEKEVKNDGTVTISGTLENAPGGDIILSQFTDTRPKVLDTLTLDDKGSFEYQVSVDTPTFYELNLYGQKSVRLALLNEDVQVNYDFSSPESLVIEGSKDSQEMVKIEKMMEAYQTKVNALNEAYYEAMSENDSERIKEIQAEAMLLESNQASEVKNVINSMGDSFASLAAIGLINPKNEFQFIDSLVAKLDEKYPETKSIIQLKQQLDEMRALSMGQVAPEIELTNPQGELIKLSDFRGKYVMIDFWAAWCKPCREENPNVVKLYNQYKDQGFEVFGVSLDRTKEAWVQAIEEDGLTWTQVSDLKYFNSVAAETYQINAIPATYLLDPDGKIIAKDLRGPSLRAKLEEIFN